TCACTTTCTTGGAATTTTGGGGGCCATATGTTGTCTAGGTCTCCATCTTCATCTAAACGTATATTAtcatcacacatacacatgtatggaTATACCATCTCCCTCTTTCCTAATATCTCTTTCCTTAGTCTCCCAACTTGCTCTCAAAGAGTCTTCATATCTGATTACTCTCCACTTCCCTCTATCAATCACTTGCACGCTTCTCTTCAGAAACGGGAGTCATAAATCAGTAGGAAAACCTTGTTGTTTAGTAGCCAGGTCATGTCGGgtttcttttgcaaccctatggactgtagcctgctaggctcctctgtccatgggatttcccaagcaagaatattggagtaggttgccatttcctactccagggattgaacctgcatctcctacttggaaggtggattctttaccacaggatCGTACTActttgatttattattttctcaAGAAAACAGACAAAGTCATGGAACTTGATTAACATAATCTTGAACAAACTCTTTATAAAATCATGTATTGTGAAATAGTTACTGAGCATTTGTCTCCTTCCTAAGTTTACTTATGCTATAAGAGGCTTCTATACTGTGGAAAATATCTCTTAGCTATTCACAATGAATGATTATTTCTGATAAAGCAATATCCAAGCAATTAATGTACAGAAGAAGGTAACAGTTCTGactttatcttttcatcttttcagtGATGCCGTGACCCACTTCAACTGGTTAGAGTGTAACAGGTCAGTTTGTTTTAAAGTTCTCAAATTAGCCCCTACTAGCTTCcaagttctggagaaggcaatgacagctcactccagtactcttgcctggaaaatcccatggacggaggagcctggtaggctgtggtccatggggttgctaagagttggatacgactgagcgacttcagtttcacttttcactttcatgcattggagaaggaaatgacaacccattccagtgttcttgcctggagaatcccagggacgggggagcctggtgggctgccgtctatggggtcgcacagagtcagacacgactgaagtgacttagcagcagcagcttccaagTTCAGATAAACAGGGTCTGGAGCTTCTTCAGGGACCAGTCTTTGTGTAAGAATTCAGGGACTTAGCCAGCCTGCAGGGGCCAGTTCTGTTTATGATGCTTTATCCAAGTGGAATCAGTTTGCTATCAGGATTCTATTGTCCAAAGTCCTGGTGGCCATTATTCTGAGGCTGTGAGGAAGGTGTTGTTGATGCAGATGGCTGCAGAAAACACCAGGGCTTTTGTAAGCAGGTAGCCCATCTCTTCAGTGTCTTTCTTGGCCATGGGTGTGGTACCCTGGGCTCCTCCAGTTCCGGGTCTTCAGGTGGTACTTGTATGCTTTGGCTGCATCTGGACATTGTTGGTCAGCCAGCTACCCTACTTTTCCTGCTCATTAGCTATGCTGTTAGCACGCTTTCTTTCCTACTCCTTGAACCCACAAGGCTTTTGGCCCTCTAGAATATGTGCACAAAATATCCTTCTGCTTGGAAATGCTTTGCCCCTGTTCTCAATAGAAAGTAGTTTTCTTGGGAGCCCAAACTTagtctgtcttttaatttttttttcagattttattttattttattttactttacagtactgtattggttttgccatacatcaacatgaaaccgccacgggtgtacatgtgttcccaatcctgaaccccctccccctagtctgtcttttaaaattctatattgtcagatcaaaaaataaaaataaaaaaataaaattctatattgTCAGATCAAAGAACAGTGATTGGTATATAGTAGGTGAATATTAACCATTAAAAAGCAGCTTAAAAACTGTAAAGGGAAGGGACAGAAAATTTACAGAATCACAcctataagaaaatattaaaaaaataatttgtctaaATAAAGCTTCTTACTTTTCTCCACTCTTCTGCACCCTCTGTCCCACaccctcttttttcccctccctttcttAACCTGCTTTTCATTTGTACATTGTTTAAAATTGGAGGCAGGTAGATACCAGATAATAGTGCATGGAAAATCTAGGTATTGATTCATTGTTTTTTGCCTATTCATTTAAAATGACCTAACACGGGGCCGGAGCCGGGAGCCAGGCGGCGGCAGAGGCGGCAACAAGTGCCGGAGCTGAGCCGAGGCTGGGGCCGAGCCGAGCAGAGGCGGAGCCACCCCGCCGCCGGGCTGCCCCATAGCGGGCGCCACGCATGGAGCGAGGGCGGCGGTGGTCGCCGGGCTGAGCCGCTCGGAGCGGCCGGGACGTGGATGCAGCCGCGatctcccgcccccgccccgccgagCAGGAGCTGCTCCCGGACAAGATATGAGAAATGAGTGTTGGACGTCGAAGAATAAAGTTGTTGGGAATCCTGATGATGGtaaatgtcttcatttatttgatcCTGGAAGTCTCCAAAAGCAATagccaagaaaaaaatgcaaagggGGAAGTAATAATACCTAAAGAAAGGTTCTGGGAGATATCTGACCCTCCTCGGGCATATTGGAACAAGGAACAAGAAAAACTGAACAGGAGGTTCAATCCCATTTTGAACACGTTAGCCAACCAGACAGGAGAAGCATACGGATTCTCCAATATAAGCCATCTAAATTACTGTGAACCTGACCTGAGGGTCATGTCAGCAGTTTCAGATTTCAACAGTTTGCCAGACAGATTTAAAGATTTTCTGCTATATTTGAGATGTCGAAATTATTCACTGCTTATAGACCACCCAGATAAGTGTGCAAAGAAGCCCTTCTTATTGCTGGCGATTAAGTCCCTAACTTCACATTTCGATAGAAGGCAAGCGATTCGGGAATCTTGGGGCAAAGAAACCAATGTGGGGAACCAAACGGTGGTGCGAGTTTTCTTACTGGGCCAGACCCCCGCAGAGGACAACCATCCTGACCTTTCAGATACGCTGAAATTTGAGAGTGAGAAGCACCAAGACATTCTTTTGTGGAACTACAGAGATACATTCTTCAACTTGTCTCTGAAAGAAGTACTCTTTCTCAGGTGGGTGAGCACTTCCTGCCCAAATGCTGAGTTCGTGTTCAAGGGCGATGATGATGTTTTTGTGAACACCCATCATCTCCTGAATTACTTGAATAGCTTATCCGGGAACAAAGCCAAAGATTTATTTATTGGTGACGTGATTCATAATGCTGGACCTCATCGGGATAAGAAACTCAAGTACTACATCCCGGAAGTTGTTTACACTGGCGTCTACCCGCCTTATGCAGGAGGAGGTGGATTCCTGTACTCCGGCCACCTGGCCCTGAGACTGTACAATGTAACTGACCGGGTCCTTCTCTACCCCATTGATGATGTTTATACTGGAATGTGCCTTCAGAAACTCGGCCTCGCTCCAGAGAGACACAAAGGCTTCAGGACATCTGATATAGAAGAGAAAAGCAGGAGTAACATTTGTTCCTATGTAGATTTGATGTTGGTACATAGTAGAAAACCTCAAGAGATGATTGATATTTGGTCTCGGTTGCAGAGTGCTCATTTAAAATGCTGAATTATGTGCAAACTACATTTTACATAGAAATGTATCTCAAATAGTTCCCATTTGTGTTCTCTTCCATTAGAGGTCATTTCTATGTAAAACCATCAAAATTGCCTTTATAGGTCATGTCCATTTGACGGCCCCTAAACTCTTTAGTGTGGTACTTCCTGAAGAGGGAAAGCAGAAGATGCTAATTTTTTATGTAGAATAAGACAAAATGAATGGTTCTGACCCTTCCTGTTAGCCAGTGGTCATTATTTTCTAACTTGTCCCCCTCATCATCTGAAATCATGTTTCTAGAATTTGACCATATTTTTGTTTAGCCCTCATATGATGATAATCCTGTTTCCCACTATAATGAGTACATTATCAGTTTAGGTATTCATAAACCTATTGGCAAAAAAGACATTGCTGTATATGACTCAATGGTTTTAGTGAAATGCAATTACATTTGTTTTCATGAAATTTAGATGAAGTTTTAAAATCATCTAGAAAAAATTGACTTTTGTCAGAATTGCCCTGCCACCCCAACAGTATTTCCTTGTGTTAACCAAATCAATCAGTTCTGCAAAATGAGCATTGCTGGATGACATTTTACCAGTGTATCATGTTGTGGTCTTATGATCATCATGAGAAAGCTTAACTATCTTGCATTTGGTCTCCTGCGTGGTATCATGATAGTTCtcttttttagtatttgaaaataatgagTATGATTCCATAATCTTCAAACTGAAGATTGAATTGTCCCTGGCCACCatattgtatttataatttttcattgtgGACCAGGAAAGCATATGTCATTTTTGAACTTTAAGTGAAAAGATTGAAATTGCAGACCTTGTCATGAATGGTTTGTCAGTTTGAAACTGCAGGATTCTATTCTTGCCGTATGGTTACATATTACTTATACAAAATTATTGTCCTAAGTAGTGACTGCTTTCCTGTTTCAGTGTAGAAGTacctgtgtttttatttattgttcagATCAAATaccaaacattttcttaaatatattttgtgtaatattttatttgtatacaGTGTTGTTGACTTATTTAACTAGAGCATGGTATTTTAAATAGTAAAGTAACATGTTAAATAAAACTAATggttatttttgaattttaaaatctgttcttttGGGGGGAAATATAAACTATAATTCTGCCAAACTGTTGCTTATATATACTATCTTGTGACATGCTTTCTTGAGATATTTTTGTGTTATAGAGATGAAGATTCTTACAGATGTGATAATGGGGACTGTAAGGAGATAGGAATAAAGtcaccatatttaaaaaaaaaatgacctaacAAATTAATAGAGTTATAATTGTCATCTTATTGtaaattatatgttttatattaataaaacttATAGAGTTAGCAAAGGCAAATAGTTCTACAAGTCTTAAAATGAAAATGGCTCTTTATTCTGATATTTTCCTCCATATTTCTAAAAACATTATACTTCATGTATTGATTACAAATTTTTTATATATCATCTATTAATATCCCACTCTGAAGGATTAGAATttaattctctttcactttctctctctccctcaattGCATTCATGTCCTCCAATCTTCCTAATATTGTGAAATCAGAATCTGGTGTTTACATTATTatgtctataaaatatttttcacaaactACCTAGAGTtccagaattaaaataaatactcttttgtgaaatttttggttttcttgtgagttattttttatttgcttaaatTTCTATGCACCCATTGTTTATTTGTTCTTAAATTCTCCTACAAGGCTGTAATGTCCATCTTAATAAGATTAAACACATTCCAGTAATATATCAAttccagttatttttttctttttttttttttttctcttgaagagCTTCCCTCCATCTTCCTGCTTCAAACTGGGAAGTTTGTACTTTAAGCTCGGGATCTGCAGACATTTTCTGCTATGGACCAGATGATAAATGTTTTAGATTTTTGTTGTAACAGCTCAATACTATTGTTAGAGCaacgaaacaaacaaacaaaaaacagctctAGACCATAAATGAATTAAAGAGCATAGCTCTGTACCAATAACGATTTATTTACACAGAGTGCTCTGCTACCAGAGTTCGTGGACTTCAGCCCTGGGCCCAGTTTCAACTATTATCATGGACTTTTTCTCACCATAGATTGTGGAAGGCCATTCATTTCCCTCCTGTATTGGATTATCCATTTCTaaagtttatttcttcttatttctgGTTTCTTGTTTTAGTCAAACTTAATTTTTCAGTAGATTTCTgataatattttcaaacattGGTTGAATTTAAATGTCTGGATTTTCCTCTTCCACCTGTTTAATGGCTTATGTGGGTACAGAATTTTAGGTTGGAATTCAGTTTCTCATGATATTAGAAGGCATTCTTCCGTGATATTTTAGCTTCTagtgctcattttaaaaaatctgttgcCATTCTGGATTCCTAATTTTTTTGAAACTGGCTtggtttttttcaatttttttttctctcctataaAATATACCAGATATACTAAATGTAATGGATAATAGATGAAAATGTCCATGTTTTTACTACTGAGCTTAAAAAAAGTACAATCCAGAGTAGAAACTGAAATTCCTAATctcatttccctttttcctttgcaaAGGCAATCTTAACTGgtgttttaatgttttatgaCTTTAAAACTTTATTATGCAATAATGTATCAATACACAATGTATAGTATTAATTTGCATGTATTCAAACTTTATATAAATagtattatgttatatataatgtTCTGAGGCTTTTTGCCCattatgtttataatatttaCTTGTGCTGACCCAAGTAGTTCTACTtagttaatttttctatttaataaaagGACTTGAGTTTCCACATCATAATGGCCCaccagctcagctggtaaagaatccgcctgcaatgcaggagacctgggtttgatccctgggttgggaagatcccctggagaagggaaaggctaaccactccagtattctggcctagagaattccatggactgtatagcccatggggtcgcaataagtcagacacaactgaatgactttcactttcactattcatatgtatgtgtttgtgtatatatatatatgggtttccctggtggctcagatggtaaataacccacctgcaatgtgagagaccagggtttgatccctgggttgggaaggtcccctggagaaggtacaggctacccactctagtattctgacaggg
This window of the Budorcas taxicolor isolate Tak-1 chromosome 21, Takin1.1, whole genome shotgun sequence genome carries:
- the LOC128066924 gene encoding N-acetyllactosaminide beta-1,3-N-acetylglucosaminyltransferase 2-like encodes the protein MSVGRRRIKLLGILMMVNVFIYLILEVSKSNSQEKNAKGEVIIPKERFWEISDPPRAYWNKEQEKLNRRFNPILNTLANQTGEAYGFSNISHLNYCEPDLRVMSAVSDFNSLPDRFKDFLLYLRCRNYSLLIDHPDKCAKKPFLLLAIKSLTSHFDRRQAIRESWGKETNVGNQTVVRVFLLGQTPAEDNHPDLSDTLKFESEKHQDILLWNYRDTFFNLSLKEVLFLRWVSTSCPNAEFVFKGDDDVFVNTHHLLNYLNSLSGNKAKDLFIGDVIHNAGPHRDKKLKYYIPEVVYTGVYPPYAGGGGFLYSGHLALRLYNVTDRVLLYPIDDVYTGMCLQKLGLAPERHKGFRTSDIEEKSRSNICSYVDLMLVHSRKPQEMIDIWSRLQSAHLKC